The proteins below come from a single Vitis vinifera cultivar Pinot Noir 40024 chromosome 9, ASM3070453v1 genomic window:
- the LOC104880611 gene encoding uncharacterized protein LOC104880611 translates to MMIEAGSTESIDRSLLWKRAMQKKDGSYDDVVLPVVEKIDELMKESQDSGISYSGSNDILSQALGTPEYTGRVRAKGKHYTPGRYFNSMSERVVRDFLKATQERQAKFEADVLARLSQIGVATPQSDVSSSNMKSKLLLLPEVVEKPIRKVEEETLPVKIEPHMKARKCELAVGTRENTVAGGTIVMDCGPNYLVVLDAPYESNAPLPIPIPGQATTVGAAVGYQVLWPTHLVNLSTKFIKGSHKGKRQKTTENDLKIGENPQDINNFDALVGLMLNEGKAQGVEVPNDVFGESFKTFLMKEDMDMIISFKEVSANCVIYYIW, encoded by the exons ATG ATGATTGAAGCTGGCTCCACAGAAAGCATTGATAGAAGTTTACTTTGGAAGAGGGCAATGCAAAAAAAAGATGGCAGCTATGATGATGTGGTCCTACCGGTAGTGGAAAAAATA GATGAATTGATGAAAGAGTCTCAAGATAGTGGCATAAGCTATAGTGGGAGCAATGACATACTTTCTCAAGCACTAGGTACTCCTGAGTATACTGGTCGGGTTCGAGCTAAAGGGAAGCACTACACGCCTGGACGATATTTCAATAGTATGTCAGAACGTGTTGTGAGGGATTTTTTAAAAGCAACTCAAGAACGTCAAGCTAAGTTTGAGGCTGATGTGTTAGCGAGACTATCTCAGATAGGAGTTGCTACACCACAATCCGATGTGAGTAGTTCCAACATGAAATCAAAATTGTTGCTTCTACCAGAAGTAGTGGAGAAACCAATTCGTAAAGTTGAGGAGGAGACCTTACCTGTGAAAATAGAACCACACATGAAG GCAAGAAAATGTGAGTTGGCAGTAGGGACCAGAGAAAATACAGTGGCTGGTGGAACAATTGTAATGGATTGTGGTCCCAACTACCTAGTTGTTTTGGATGCTCCCTATGAGTCAAATGCACCACTTCCTATTCCCATTCCTGGACAAGCTACAACAGTTGGAGCGGCAGTGGGCTACCAAGTTTTATGGCCAACCCATTTAGTCAATTTGAGTACTAAATTCATTAAG GGATCTCACAAAgggaaaagacaaaaaacaacaGAAAATGACTTGAAAATTGGTGAAAACCCTCAAGATATCAACAATTTTGATGCATTAGTAGGTCTCATGCTAAATGAGGGGAAAGCACAAGGTGTGGAGGTCCCAAATGATGTATTTGGCGAGAGTTTTAAGACCTTCCTTATGAAAGAAGACATGGATATGATAATTTCATTTAAGGAAGTGTCGGCTAATTGTGTCATATATTATATAtggtaa
- the LOC132254364 gene encoding uncharacterized protein LOC132254364 has product MGETTKENRSRLIANRLMHAKRADYILIPYNLDFHWVLVALDMRTMTAYYLDPMQKQPCDDLKEIVNMALRIHPPEKQRSSKREPTRVKVVMPSFQSSKSCRSHFDNSHKFSSHEISNFFLHSDRI; this is encoded by the exons ATGGGTGAGACAACAAAGGAAAATAGGTCAAGGTTGATTGCAAATCGTTTAATGCATGCAAAGCGTGCTGACTACATTTTGATTCCATATAACCTTGa TTTCCACTGGGTCTTGGTGGCATTGGATATGAGGACAATGACTGCGTACTACCTTGATCCGATGCAAAAGCAACCATGTGATGATCTTAAGGAAATTGTTAACAT GGCACTACGAATTCATCCACCAGAGAAACAAAGATCATCAAAGAGAGAGCCAACACGGGTAAAAGTAGTG ATGCCCTCATTTCAGTCCAGTAAGAGTTGTAGATCACATTTTGACAATTCTCATAAGTTCTCATCTCATGAGATAAGTAATTTTTTCCTCCATAGTGATAGAATAT